The genomic region TCAGCGACGTCCACCTCGGCACGCGCGGCTGCAATGCCGATATGCTGATCGACTTCCTCGATCACGTCGACAGCGAGACGATGTACCTCGTCGGCGACATGATCGACGGCTGGCGGCTCAAGAAGAGATTCTACTGGCCGGCGGCGCACAACGACGTGGTGTGGCGGCTGCTCAAGCGCGCGCGGCGCGGCACGCGGATGATCTACATCCCCGGCAACCACGACGAGGTGTTCCGCCAGTTCTCCGGCCTCGATTTCGGCGGCATCGCGATCCGCCGCAAGGCGATCCACGAGACGGCGGACGGCAAGCGCCTGCTCGTCCTGCACGGCGACGAGTTCGATGCGATCACGCTGGCGCACCGCTGGCTCGCCCATGCCGGGGACATGGCCTATACCGTGCTGATGGCGCTGAACCGCTGGGTCAACGCCGTGCGCCGCCGTTGCGACCTGCCTTACTGGTCGCTGTCGAAACATGCCAAGGCGAAGGTGAAGAACGCCGTCGCCTTCATCTCGCATTTCGAGGAGGTGGTGGCGCACGCCGCCGGATCGCGCGGGGTGGACGGCGTGGTGTGCGGCCATATCCACACCGCCGAGATCCGGGAGATCGCAGGCGTCCTTTATTATAACGACGGCGACTGGGTGGAGGGCTGCACCGCCCTTGTCGAACATGTCGACGGGCGGATGGAGGTGCTGCACTGGGCCGACGAGATGGCGGCGCGGTCCCGCGACACAATCGTGCCGCTGGCCGCCTGACATGCGCATCGCGATCGTCACCGACGCCTGGGCGCCGCAGGTCAACGGCGTGGTCCGCTCGCTGGAGGCGGTGATCGGCGAGCTTCGCGCGATGGGCCATCAGGTGCTGGTGATCGCGCCGGATACGTTCCGATCGGTGCCCTGCCCGACCTATCCCGAAATCCGCCTCGCCCTCGCCGGGGTGCGCGCGGTGGGGGAGAGGATCGCGGCCTTCGCGGCGGAGGCGGTGCATATCGCCACCGAAGGGCCATTGGGCGTCGCGGCGCGGCGCTGGTGCGTGGCGCGCGGCCGCCCCTTCACCACCGCCTACCACACCCAATTCCCCGATTATATCGCGGCGCGGATCGGGATGAACCCGGAATGGGTGTGGCGCTATATCCGCTGGTTCCACGCACCCGCGCAGGGCATCCTCGCCTCCACCCCGACGATCGAGGCGACGCTGGCGGCGCATGGCCTGCCACATGCGCGGCGCTGGGGCCGGGGCGTGGCGGCGGAGTTCCGCCCGCACGGCGTGCTCGATGCGGCGATCGCCGTGCTGCCGCGCCCGATCATGCTCTATGTCGGGCGGGTGGCGGTGGAGAAGAACGTCGCCGCCTTCCTCTCCGTCGATCATCCCGGCAGCAAGCTGGTGGTCGGCGACGGCCCGGCGCGTGCCGCGCTGGAAGCGCGCTTCCCCGAGGCGCATTTCCTCGGGCCACGCTTCGGCGAGGTGCTGGCAGCGGCCTATCGCACGGCGGACGTGCTGGTGTTCCCGAGCCGCACCGACACGTTCGGGCTGGTGATGATCGAGGCGTTGGCGTGCGGCACCCCGGTCGCCGCCTTCCCGGTCACCGGCCCGCTCGACGTGCTGACGCCGGAGGGCGGGGCGATGGACGAGAAGCTCTCCGCCGCGATCGATCGCGCGCTGGCGCTCGACCCACGCCGCTGCGCCGAGCTGGGCGCGCGCCACACCTGGCGGGCGAGCGCGGAGCAGTTCCTCGCCGCGCTCGCGCCTGTTCCGGCGAGTCTTGCCGCTTGACGCTTGCCCTATCGGGCGGGGCGCACTAAGTCGTCCGGCGTGACACGGCCGCTCCGGTAAGGGGCGGCCCTATTTGTTTCCGACGGAGTTTCCCGTGGCCCAGCCGCTCATGCCCCATGCGACCGCCTCCTGGCTGGTCGACAATACCGCGCTCAGCTTCGAGCAGATCGCCGATTTCTGCGGCCTCCACATCCTCGAGGTGCAGGCGATCGCCGACGACACCGCCGGCAGCAAGCTGACCGGCCGCGATCCCGTCCGCGCGCACGAACTGACGATGGAGCAGATCGAGAAGGGGCAGGCCGACCCCGACTATCGCCTCCAGATGACCAAGGGGCCGGAGCAGGTCCGCCGCACCAAGGGGCCGCGCTACACGCCGGTCTCCAAGCGGCAGGACAAACCCGATGGCATCGCCTGGATCATCCGCAACCACCCGGAAATCTCGGACGGCACGATCTCGAACCTGATTGGCACGACGCGCACCACGATCGCCGCGATCCGCGACCGCACGCACTGGAACATCGCCAATATCGTGCCGAAGGACCCGGTGACGCTGGGCCTCACCACGCAGCGCGAGCTTGACGCGGCGGTGGCGAAGGCGGCCAAGGCGTCGGGAGTCGAGCAGGCGCCGACCGATCACCGGCTGGAGGGCGACCGCGAGGCGCTGATCGAGCAGCTCCGCGCCGAGCGTGAACAGGCGGCGCGCGATGCCGAGACGGCCGGCGACGATGGCGCCGGCGAGCATCGCTTCGAGGACCCGTTCCGCCGCTGACCCGACCCGCCGGGGCCGGTTGCCCCGGCGTCACCCCATCGTCAGCACGATCTTGCCGACATGATCGCCCGCCTCCATCCGGCGATGCGCCTCGGCCGCCTCGGCGAGCGGATAGGTGCGGTCGATCACCGGACGCAGCCGACCGGCCTCGACATAGGGCCATACCGTCCGCTTCAATTCCTCCGCCACCAACGTCTTGAAGCCGGTGTCGCGCGGACGCAGCGTCGATCCGGTCAGCGTCAGCCGGCGGCGCATGATGTCGAAGATCGGGATCGTCGCGCTCGCCCCGCCCTGCACCGCGATCGAGACGTGCCGGCCGTCCTCCGCCAGGCATTTGAGGTTGCGCGGCACGTAATCGCCGCCGACCATGTCCAGCACCGCCGCGACACCCTTGCCGCCGGTGATCTCCTTCACCCGCTCCACGAAATCCTCGGTGCGGTAATTGATCGCATGGTCCGCGCCGAGCTTCCTCGCCGCCGCGACCTTCTCGTCCGAGCCGGCGGTGACGATGATCTCCAGCCCGAAGATATTGGCGAGCGCGATCGCCATCGTCCCGATCCCGCTGGTGCCGCCATGGACCAGCACCGTATCGCCCTCCACGGCGAACGCACGCTCGAACAGGTTGGTCCAGACGGTGAACAGCGTTTCGGGGATCGCCGCCGCCTCGATCATCGTCAGGACCTCGGGCACCGGCAGGCACAGGCCGGCGGGCACGACGGCATATTCGGCATAGGCCCCGCCCGCGACCAGCGCGCAGACCCGCGCGCCCTCCAGCGCCGGATCGAGCCCCGCGCCGACCGCCGCGACCGTGCCCGACAATTCCAGCCCGAGGATCGAGGGCGCGCCGGGCGGCGGCGGATAAGCGCCGAGCCGCTGCACCACGTCCGGCCGGTTGACCCCGGCGGCGGCGACGCGGATCAGCACCTCGCCCGCGCCGGGCCGCGGCACCGGCCGCTCGACCGGCCCCAGCACTTCCGGTCCGCCGGGCGACTCGGGATCGATCGCCAGCATTGTCGTCGGAATCTCGGCCATCCGTCTTGCGCCCCACCCAGATTATGCAGCCGCTTATTGACTTCGCACCTGCGGCGGTCAACGCTCTCGACATGGATCTGGACGATATCCTCGGCCCCCGGCCCGACGATCCGCTGACCGCGCTGCTGCGCGAGGATCTCGATCGTCTTTCCGTGGCGGAGCTGGAGGCGCGGATCACCGCGCTGGAGGGCGAGGTCGCGCGCTGCCGCCGCAAGATCGAAGGCGCCGTTAACCACCGCGCAAGCGCCGACGCGCTATTCAAGCGATGAGTGCTGGCGCATCGGGTCGGCACGTTGCTCCCGATGCGGAGGCCCCGGCGCTTGATGCGAGGCCCTTCCCTCCCGACATAGTGGAAAAGGGGCCGCGCATGTGTCGTGGCCCGTCAGGAGTATCGTAATGCCATCCTTTGCCAGCGCTCTGGAAACCACGCTGCACAAGGCGCTCGAGGCCGCATCCTCCCGCCGCCACGAATATGCGACGCTCGAGCACCTGCTGCTCGCGCTGATCGACGACGAACATGCCAGCCAGGTGATGGCGGCCTGCGGCGTCGATCTCGGCGAACTCAAGACCACCGTCGCGCACTATCTCGATACCGAGCTGGGCGCGCTGAAGGTCGAGGCCGCGACCGACCCCTCGCCCACCAGCGGCTTCCAGCGCGTCGTCCAGCGCGCGATCCTGCACGTACAGTCCTCTGGCCGCGACGAGGTGACCGGCGCGAACGTGCTCGTCGCCCTGTTCTCCGAGCGCGAGAGCTACGCGGTCTATTTCCTCCAGCAGCAAGACATGAGCCGGCTGGATGCGGTGAGCTACATCAGCCACGGCGTCGGCAAGGGCAACGCCGCCGGCGACGCGCCGCCCCCCAAGGGGGTCGAGGAGGAGAAGAAGGAGAAGCCCGAGGCGAAGCAGAAGGGCGAAAGCGCGCTCAAGCAGTTCACTGTCGACCTCAACGAGAAGGCGAAGGCCGGCAAGGTCGATCCGCTGATCGGGCGCGGGCCGGAGGTGGACCGCACCGTGCAGATCCTCTGCCGTCGCTCGAAGAACAACCCGCTCTACGTGGGCGATCCCGGCGTCGGCAAGACCGCCATCGCCGAGGGGCTGGCGCGCAAGATCGTCGAGGGCGACGTGCCCGACGTGCTGAAGCCCGCCGTGATCTACTCGCTCGACATGGGCGCGCTGCTCGCCGGCACCCGCTATCGCGGCGATTTCGAGGAGCGGCTCAAGCAGGTCGTCAACGAGCTGGAGAAGCTGCCCCACGCGGTGCTGTTCATCGACGAGATCCATACCGTGATCGGCGCGGGCGCGACCAGCGGCGGGGCGATGGACGCCTCGAACCTGCTCAAGCCCGCACTCTCCGGCGGGACGATCCGCTGCATCGGCTCCACGACGTACAAGGAGTTTCGCAACCATTTCGAGAAGGATCGCGCATTGCTGCGCCGGTTCCAGAAAATCGACGTCAACGAGCCGACGATCGAGGACACGATCAAGATCCTCGCCGGCCTGCGCTCCGCCTTCGAGAGCCATCACAGCGTGAAATACACGCCCGATGCGATCAAGTCGGCGGTCGAGCTGTCGGCGCGCTACATCAACGATCGCAAGCTGCCCGACAAGGCGATCGACGTGATCGACGAGGTCGGCGCGATGCAGATGCTGGTGGCGCCGTCGAAGCGCAAGAAGACGATCACGCCGAAGGAGATCGAGGCGGTGATCGCCACTATGGCGCGCATCCCGCCGAAGACGGTCAGCAGCGACGACAAGAAGGTGCTCGAGACGCTGGAGACGGACCTGAAGCGCGTCGTGTTCGGCCAGAACAAGGCGATCGAGAACCTGTCGTCGGCGATCAAGCTCAGCCGCGCGGGGCTGCGTGATCCGGAAAAGCCGATCGGCTGCTATCTGTTCACCGGCCCCACCGGCGTCGGCAAGACGGAGGTGGCGAAGCAGCTCGCCTCGATCATGGGCATCCCGCTCCAGCGGTTCGACATGTCCGAATATATGGAGCGCCATTCGGTCAGCCGGCTGATCGGCGCGCCTCCGGGCTATGTCGGCTACGATCAGGGCGGCCTGCTCACCGACGCGGTGGACCAGAATCCGCACAGCGTACTGCTGCTCGACGAGATCGAGAAAGCCCACCCTGACCTCTACAACATCCTGTTGCAGGTGATGGACAACGGCAAGCTCACCGACCACCACGGCAAGACGGTCGATTTCCGCAACGTCATCCTCATCATGACGACCAACGCGGGCGCGTCCGACATGGCGCGCGAGACGGTCGGCTTCGGCAACCTCACCCGCGAGGGCGAGGACGAGCAGGCGGTGCAGCGCATGTTCACGCCGGAGTTCCGCAACCGGCTCGATGCGATCGTGCCGTTCAGCTACCTGCCGCCGGAAGTGGTCGCGCGGGTGGTGGACAAGTTCATCCTCCAGCTCGAGCTCCAGCTCGCCGACCGCGACGTGCATATCAAGCTGACCGACGATGCGCGCCAGTGGCTGACCGACAAGGGCTATGACAAGCTCTATGGCGCGCGGCCGATGAGCCGGCTGATCCAGGAGAAGATCAAGCAGCCGCTCGCGGAGGAACTGCTGTTCGGCAAGCTCGTCCACGGCGGCGAGGTGACGGTGAAGCTGAAGGACGGCGCGCTGGCCTTCGAGATCGTCGCCGCCGCGCCGAAGAAGCCGCGCAAGAAAGGCGGCGGCCGCGTGGAGAAGGTCAAGGCCTGAGCCGGGACAGGGGCGGCGCGGACGACGAACCGCGCCGCCCCCCGTTTTCCTTCGCTACCCGGCAGATGCCACGGTTTCGGAGGAATGCTTTACCCGTCCTTTAACCATCCTGCGCTAGGCAGATGGCATGAAGGCGACCAAAGACCTTTGCGAACGAACGCTCGCGTTTCTTGAGCAGCAGCGGCTGCCGGCGACCCCGCGCAACTATGCGCTCGGATTCTTCCATTGCTGGGGAACGCTGCCCGCGCTCAGCCAGGCGATCGCCGCGATTATCGACGGCGGCGTGCGGGTGACGCAGCAGGAGGCGGATTCGCTCTACGCCGGCTTCCTCGGCGGAGTCATGGGCGAATCCCCTGTCGCGCCGGAGGAACCGGCGGCCCCCGGCACGGACGTGCTGCGCCACCAGGCGCTGCGCCTCGTCGATCTTGCCGCCTCCGCGCAGGCGGTCACCGGCGAGTTCAGCCGCGAACTGGCGTTCCGGCTGGAGGATTTCAGCGAGGACGATCTGGCGCCGCTGCGCGAGTTGCTGATCGCCACGCTCGCCCGCTCGCAGCGTTCGGAACGCGAGCTTGCCGCGACCACCGCGCAGCTCGAACAGATGCGCAGCAAGCTGGAGATCGCGCAGGGCGATGCGGAGCGCGATGCGCTCACCGGGCTGCCCAACCGTCGCGGAATCGAGGCGCATCTCACCCGCGCCTGCGCCGACAGCGAACCGCGCGTGATCGCGATGTGCGACATCGACCGTTTCAAATCCTATAACGATCGCTACGGCCACGCCGTCGGCGATCGCGTGCTGCGCACCGTCGCCGCAAGCCTGAAATCCTCGCTCGACGACGAATTCGTCGGGCGCTGGGGCGGCGAGGAGTTCCTGCTCGTGCTGCGCGGCGATCTCGCCACGGCACAGCGGATGGTGGAGGAAGCGCGCCGCGCGCTCGGCGATCGCCATTTCCGCCTGCGCGAAACC from Sphingomonas sp. CL5.1 harbors:
- a CDS encoding UDP-2,3-diacylglucosamine diphosphatase, with amino-acid sequence MPTTVLPIAAIAGDIADFANSRPHHPERMVTERRRYRTIWISDVHLGTRGCNADMLIDFLDHVDSETMYLVGDMIDGWRLKKRFYWPAAHNDVVWRLLKRARRGTRMIYIPGNHDEVFRQFSGLDFGGIAIRRKAIHETADGKRLLVLHGDEFDAITLAHRWLAHAGDMAYTVLMALNRWVNAVRRRCDLPYWSLSKHAKAKVKNAVAFISHFEEVVAHAAGSRGVDGVVCGHIHTAEIREIAGVLYYNDGDWVEGCTALVEHVDGRMEVLHWADEMAARSRDTIVPLAA
- a CDS encoding glycosyltransferase family 1 protein; protein product: MRIAIVTDAWAPQVNGVVRSLEAVIGELRAMGHQVLVIAPDTFRSVPCPTYPEIRLALAGVRAVGERIAAFAAEAVHIATEGPLGVAARRWCVARGRPFTTAYHTQFPDYIAARIGMNPEWVWRYIRWFHAPAQGILASTPTIEATLAAHGLPHARRWGRGVAAEFRPHGVLDAAIAVLPRPIMLYVGRVAVEKNVAAFLSVDHPGSKLVVGDGPARAALEARFPEAHFLGPRFGEVLAAAYRTADVLVFPSRTDTFGLVMIEALACGTPVAAFPVTGPLDVLTPEGGAMDEKLSAAIDRALALDPRRCAELGARHTWRASAEQFLAALAPVPASLAA
- a CDS encoding DUF1013 domain-containing protein codes for the protein MAQPLMPHATASWLVDNTALSFEQIADFCGLHILEVQAIADDTAGSKLTGRDPVRAHELTMEQIEKGQADPDYRLQMTKGPEQVRRTKGPRYTPVSKRQDKPDGIAWIIRNHPEISDGTISNLIGTTRTTIAAIRDRTHWNIANIVPKDPVTLGLTTQRELDAAVAKAAKASGVEQAPTDHRLEGDREALIEQLRAEREQAARDAETAGDDGAGEHRFEDPFRR
- a CDS encoding NAD(P)H-quinone oxidoreductase; translated protein: MAEIPTTMLAIDPESPGGPEVLGPVERPVPRPGAGEVLIRVAAAGVNRPDVVQRLGAYPPPPGAPSILGLELSGTVAAVGAGLDPALEGARVCALVAGGAYAEYAVVPAGLCLPVPEVLTMIEAAAIPETLFTVWTNLFERAFAVEGDTVLVHGGTSGIGTMAIALANIFGLEIIVTAGSDEKVAAARKLGADHAINYRTEDFVERVKEITGGKGVAAVLDMVGGDYVPRNLKCLAEDGRHVSIAVQGGASATIPIFDIMRRRLTLTGSTLRPRDTGFKTLVAEELKRTVWPYVEAGRLRPVIDRTYPLAEAAEAHRRMEAGDHVGKIVLTMG
- a CDS encoding DUF1192 domain-containing protein; protein product: MDLDDILGPRPDDPLTALLREDLDRLSVAELEARITALEGEVARCRRKIEGAVNHRASADALFKR
- the clpA gene encoding ATP-dependent Clp protease ATP-binding subunit ClpA; translated protein: MPSFASALETTLHKALEAASSRRHEYATLEHLLLALIDDEHASQVMAACGVDLGELKTTVAHYLDTELGALKVEAATDPSPTSGFQRVVQRAILHVQSSGRDEVTGANVLVALFSERESYAVYFLQQQDMSRLDAVSYISHGVGKGNAAGDAPPPKGVEEEKKEKPEAKQKGESALKQFTVDLNEKAKAGKVDPLIGRGPEVDRTVQILCRRSKNNPLYVGDPGVGKTAIAEGLARKIVEGDVPDVLKPAVIYSLDMGALLAGTRYRGDFEERLKQVVNELEKLPHAVLFIDEIHTVIGAGATSGGAMDASNLLKPALSGGTIRCIGSTTYKEFRNHFEKDRALLRRFQKIDVNEPTIEDTIKILAGLRSAFESHHSVKYTPDAIKSAVELSARYINDRKLPDKAIDVIDEVGAMQMLVAPSKRKKTITPKEIEAVIATMARIPPKTVSSDDKKVLETLETDLKRVVFGQNKAIENLSSAIKLSRAGLRDPEKPIGCYLFTGPTGVGKTEVAKQLASIMGIPLQRFDMSEYMERHSVSRLIGAPPGYVGYDQGGLLTDAVDQNPHSVLLLDEIEKAHPDLYNILLQVMDNGKLTDHHGKTVDFRNVILIMTTNAGASDMARETVGFGNLTREGEDEQAVQRMFTPEFRNRLDAIVPFSYLPPEVVARVVDKFILQLELQLADRDVHIKLTDDARQWLTDKGYDKLYGARPMSRLIQEKIKQPLAEELLFGKLVHGGEVTVKLKDGALAFEIVAAAPKKPRKKGGGRVEKVKA
- a CDS encoding GGDEF domain-containing protein; translated protein: MKATKDLCERTLAFLEQQRLPATPRNYALGFFHCWGTLPALSQAIAAIIDGGVRVTQQEADSLYAGFLGGVMGESPVAPEEPAAPGTDVLRHQALRLVDLAASAQAVTGEFSRELAFRLEDFSEDDLAPLRELLIATLARSQRSERELAATTAQLEQMRSKLEIAQGDAERDALTGLPNRRGIEAHLTRACADSEPRVIAMCDIDRFKSYNDRYGHAVGDRVLRTVAASLKSSLDDEFVGRWGGEEFLLVLRGDLATAQRMVEEARRALGDRHFRLRETDEPMGRITFSAGITMLPADEAAIAAAMERADALLYQAKEQGRDRVIAG